One genomic segment of Terriglobia bacterium includes these proteins:
- a CDS encoding pyruvate carboxyltransferase produces MHQPWQTDMWFTSPWNFADDVRARITFDPHPSLHDVTLRDGEQQAGIIFTKDDKIRIAEALAEVGMHRLEAGMPVVSKSDAQAIGEIVRRLEKSKTQVFSFARCMVEDVKRSLDTGVKGIIMEVPSSTHIIERAYRWEPAKAIATSIEATRFARDNGLYVVFFPIDFSRAPLDWVLTMLKRVASEGHMDALTIVDTFGGLAPHTVPYLVRRMRQVFPDTPFEVHFHDDFGMGVANTLMAMAAGCQVAHTSVTGIGERAGNCAYEELALAMKTMYDVDLGLKTDKFVQVSRLVQQLAAVRMPANRCVVGENLFDIESGIIVSWLRNCGAEFPTELAPFRPELVGNTPVRAVLGKGSGIDSIAFFLDQMGIQATPQQMMALLAEVKERSLREKRLLPPEEFREMVRSLLAPPGV; encoded by the coding sequence ATGCACCAACCATGGCAGACCGATATGTGGTTTACCAGCCCCTGGAATTTCGCCGATGATGTTCGAGCCCGGATCACCTTCGATCCCCACCCAAGTCTGCATGATGTGACGCTGCGCGACGGAGAACAGCAGGCCGGCATCATCTTCACCAAGGACGACAAGATCCGGATTGCCGAAGCCCTTGCCGAGGTCGGCATGCATCGGCTCGAGGCCGGCATGCCGGTCGTGTCAAAGTCGGACGCGCAGGCGATCGGCGAAATCGTGAGGCGCCTCGAGAAGTCGAAGACGCAGGTCTTCAGCTTCGCGCGTTGTATGGTCGAGGATGTCAAGCGCTCGCTCGACACCGGCGTCAAAGGCATCATCATGGAGGTTCCAAGCTCGACCCACATCATTGAGCGCGCCTACCGTTGGGAGCCGGCCAAGGCGATCGCAACCTCGATAGAGGCGACCCGGTTTGCCCGGGACAACGGGCTCTACGTCGTCTTCTTTCCGATCGACTTCTCCCGGGCGCCGCTTGATTGGGTGCTCACGATGCTGAAGCGCGTGGCCTCTGAGGGTCACATGGATGCGCTCACTATCGTCGACACCTTCGGCGGCCTCGCCCCGCACACGGTACCTTATCTGGTCCGGCGGATGCGCCAGGTCTTCCCGGATACACCCTTCGAGGTGCACTTCCACGACGATTTCGGCATGGGCGTGGCAAACACTCTTATGGCAATGGCAGCGGGCTGTCAGGTCGCCCATACCTCGGTCACCGGTATCGGCGAACGCGCGGGCAACTGCGCGTACGAGGAACTGGCGCTGGCCATGAAGACAATGTACGACGTCGATCTGGGCTTGAAGACCGACAAGTTCGTCCAGGTGTCGCGCCTGGTGCAGCAGCTCGCCGCTGTTCGCATGCCCGCCAATCGCTGCGTTGTCGGAGAGAACCTGTTTGACATCGAGAGCGGCATCATTGTGAGCTGGCTGCGCAATTGCGGGGCCGAGTTCCCGACGGAGCTGGCGCCGTTCCGGCCGGAGCTGGTCGGAAACACGCCGGTGCGGGCCGTGCTCGGCAAGGGAAGCGGTATCGACAGCATCGCGTTTTTCCTCGATCAGATGGGGATACAGGCGACCCCGCAGCAGATGATGGCGTTGCTTGCGGAAGTCAAGGAGCGATCGCTTCGGGAGAAACGGCTGCTGCCCCCGGAGGAGTTTCGAGAGATGGTGCGGTCACTGCTGGCACCGCCCGGCGTCTGA